A single region of the Streptomyces sp. NBC_00236 genome encodes:
- a CDS encoding alpha/beta fold hydrolase produces the protein MTTQHWSLATGSRVAVYHYPPANPGTRHPIPLVYLNGGPVRGISVLDHRFLQLLARQGYDVYAYEQAGGGRSDLLPMSQYTISRPVRDLAAFVDRLNKGKVDILGFSSGGAVLTRALADPSIAARLHRAILAEPGPMDGPTARIAGHKGRKSARGLAPAMTGPRSTHVPRYAVAFGLMRLGLLTPDTGLIGQAEGDNAFTAADLGSDTASAYCARDAHRIPAEDTAQNFSFSPAASLRIQQTVKDSPSIASKLRRSRTPAMLMIAECSSQLRQWETTVLANDPAIQRTQYMPGVGHHMWNGLDDNNDRAAAVITAFLQDMPAPLPNYPTRDEIPAFLRDHK, from the coding sequence GTGACCACGCAGCACTGGAGCCTGGCCACAGGCAGCCGGGTAGCGGTGTACCACTACCCGCCCGCGAACCCCGGCACCCGGCATCCCATCCCGCTCGTGTACCTCAACGGCGGACCGGTCCGCGGCATCTCGGTGCTCGACCACCGGTTCCTGCAACTCCTGGCACGCCAGGGCTACGACGTCTACGCCTACGAACAGGCCGGTGGCGGACGAAGCGACCTGCTCCCCATGAGCCAGTACACGATCTCCAGGCCGGTCCGCGACCTCGCAGCCTTTGTCGACCGCCTGAACAAGGGCAAGGTCGACATCCTCGGATTCTCCTCAGGCGGGGCCGTGCTCACCCGAGCCCTGGCCGACCCGAGCATCGCCGCACGCTTGCACCGGGCGATCCTCGCTGAGCCCGGCCCCATGGACGGCCCCACCGCACGCATCGCCGGGCACAAGGGCCGAAAATCCGCACGGGGCCTCGCGCCGGCCATGACCGGACCGCGATCGACGCACGTCCCCCGGTACGCCGTGGCGTTCGGCCTTATGCGACTCGGACTCCTCACCCCCGACACCGGACTGATCGGACAGGCCGAAGGCGACAATGCCTTCACCGCCGCAGACCTCGGCAGCGACACCGCGTCCGCCTACTGCGCTCGCGACGCGCACCGCATCCCCGCCGAGGACACAGCACAGAACTTCTCCTTCAGCCCCGCCGCCAGCCTCCGCATCCAGCAGACGGTCAAGGACTCCCCCTCCATCGCCTCGAAGCTGAGGCGCTCCCGGACTCCCGCGATGCTGATGATCGCTGAGTGCTCCTCCCAGCTTCGTCAATGGGAGACCACCGTCCTTGCCAATGACCCCGCCATCCAGCGCACGCAGTACATGCCCGGAGTCGGACACCACATGTGGAACGGCCTGGACGACAACAACGACCGAGCCGCCGCCGTCATCACTGCGTTCCTTCAGGACATGCCAGCCCCCCTGCCGAACTACCCGACCCGTGACGAGATCCCTGCCTTCCTGCGCGACCACAAATGA
- a CDS encoding IS5 family transposase (programmed frameshift), which translates to MRADLVPDDLWERVVPLLPLAPERRHRHPGRLRVPDRVAVAGIMHVLRTGVAWCDVPAEAVGCSGVTAWRRLRDWTEAGVWPRLHTVLLTELRRSSLLDLDDCSVDGSHVRALKRGDHVGPSPVDRARSGSKHHLIVDRHGTPLAVTLTGGNRHDVTQLLPLLDAVPSIRGLRGRPRRKPRRLYADRGYDFDKYRRLLWKRGIKPMIARRGVAHGSGLGKVRWVVERAFAWLHQFKRLRTRYERRADLHQGLLELACSLICLRRLRTSF; encoded by the exons GTGCGTGCTGATCTTGTTCCTGATGACCTGTGGGAGCGGGTGGTCCCGCTGCTGCCGCTCGCCCCCGAACGGCGCCATCGCCACCCGGGGCGGCTGCGTGTCCCCGATCGAGTGGCGGTCGCCGGCATCATGCATGTGCTGCGGACCGGTGTCGCGTGGTGTGACGTCCCCGCAGAGGCGGTGGGCTGTTCCGGGGTAACGGCTTGGCGCCGACTGCGGGACTGGACCGAGGCCGGCGTCTGGCCGCGCCTGCACACCGTCCTGTTGACCGAGCTTCGTCGCTCCAGCCTGCTGGACCTAGACGACTGCTCCGTGGATGGATCGCATGTGCGGGCACTCA AAAGGGGGGACCACGTCGGACCCTCGCCCGTCGATCGGGCCCGCTCTGGCTCGAAGCACCACCTGATCGTCGACCGTCACGGAACCCCGCTCGCCGTCACCCTCACCGGTGGCAACCGGCACGACGTCACCCAGCTCCTTCCCCTGCTCGACGCCGTTCCGTCGATCCGGGGTCTGCGGGGGCGTCCCCGCCGCAAGCCCCGGCGCCTGTATGCCGACCGGGGCTATGACTTCGACAAGTACCGCCGCCTGCTGTGGAAGCGGGGCATCAAGCCGATGATCGCGCGACGCGGCGTTGCTCACGGCTCCGGACTGGGCAAGGTGCGCTGGGTGGTCGAACGCGCCTTCGCCTGGCTGCACCAGTTCAAACGGCTCCGCACCCGCTACGAGCGCCGTGCCGATCTCCACCAGGGCCTGCTCGAACTGGCCTGCAGCCTCATATGCCTGCGCCGCCTCCGAACTTCATTCTGA
- a CDS encoding DoxX family protein, producing MSSVLLIATVACVVANAFIAVADYARAPFVLANSVKVGLPAAAVPYLATLELAGAAGLLLGLLGVHRLGLAAGIGLIALFVGAVLAHVRARVFSNIALPGGYLLLAVAGTSFFVGRLFRTN from the coding sequence ATGAGCTCCGTACTGCTCATCGCCACTGTTGCCTGCGTCGTCGCGAACGCATTCATCGCGGTCGCGGACTACGCGCGGGCACCGTTCGTGCTGGCCAACTCCGTGAAGGTTGGACTCCCGGCAGCTGCGGTGCCCTACCTGGCGACCCTCGAACTCGCGGGCGCCGCCGGCCTTCTCCTGGGGCTTCTCGGGGTGCATCGGCTGGGCCTGGCGGCGGGAATCGGCTTGATCGCGCTCTTCGTCGGCGCGGTCCTGGCGCATGTACGCGCACGCGTCTTCTCCAACATCGCCCTCCCCGGCGGCTACCTGCTGCTCGCAGTCGCCGGCACCAGCTTCTTCGTCGGCAGACTTTTCCGGACTAACTGA